The stretch of DNA attttctaaaaaaaaaaaaaaaaaaaaaaaaaaaaatatatatatatatatatgttttaaccataaatgctcatcttgaactagctctcctctagaattccggcagtgtagacactgctacgtgtattactgccctccacaggtcaaagtttgaacctGTTATGTTATATAATTGTTATTAGGGCTGTGAATCTTTGGGTAGACAGCGATTCAATTCGATTCACGACTCATAGGTGTTCGATTCGATTCAAGAACGatttttgcaaattcagaaTGATTCGATTTGAGACGATTCACATTAAAATTCGATCCGATTCAATTAATTTGATTCGATTCTgcattttaatatgcatttataggGTCTTAGTCAGGGTGTGAATTACACAGTGGCCTTCAGGAGGTCAGAGAGTAagggcaaaaacaaacaaacaaacaaaaaaaccttttgtccattgttaatgttagttcatgttagttctcaATGATGctacataactttattttaacaggCATTTGTGGAAATTTACATAAGCCAAAACTTTAAAAGagctttaaaagtatttttaggcctagttcatgttaaatataGTGGAGGATAGTGTTAAAGGCTACACAACGTTATTAAACTGTTCCAGGTACATTAAACATACTAATGCTTACATGGAGAGAATCATGCACTTTCCCAAataatcttaaaggtgccctagaattaaatattgaatttacctcggcatagttgaataacaagagttcagtacatggaaaagacatacactgagtttcaaactccattgtttcctccttcttatataaatctcatttgtttaaaagacctcagaagaacagcgaatctcaacataacaccgagtgttacgtaacagtcgggatcattaatatgtacgcccccaatatttgcagatgccagcccatgatcaagccattacacaagggcagaatgtctggatgtgcacagctgaatcatcagactaggtaagcaagcaagaacaatagcgaaaaatggcagatggagcaataataactgacatgatccatgatatcatgatatttttagtgatatttgtaaattgtctttctaaatgtttcgttagcatgttgctaatgtactgataaatgtggttaaagttaccatcgtttattaatATATTCACGGTGATGGATccgaaatggtcaatattcatattcatgcgcttttattaatattcatttttaatcatttatggcttatgatttatcagttttacttttgctttcatATGTACCCGCAGTTTCATTTAGATGTGATGCTTTTGTATTTAATTGATTCGATATCCATTTCGTATCTTTTGGCAATTTTGTAATGAGTTTCTCAAGACTCAAGTGGGGGACTGATGGATccgaaatggtcaatattcatattcatgcgcttttattaatattcttttttaatcatttatggcttatgatttatcagttttacttttgctttcatatatttatgtactcATACTTTATAGATTAAttcttatcatattttcaattatttgttattgtacccttggttattttatatttaagagtatgtatgttatgttcaattgttcttcaagtgtTTCAGTGTAACAGGTCACGCAGACACATTTGTGGTTAGACATTGGACGCCTGCAGAATTaaccatttgaatttgaatctgatcaaaatatgtctgttatttTTCCTGATGACATTTAAAAGGGTAAAATTTGCAAAATTCCCCAAAGGGGGTCAAAACAACTCATATCGATCTTCCCAAGTTTATGCATcaacggagacaagagagccgtcgctattttcatttttaaacacttgcagtctgtataattcataaacacaacttcattctttataaatctctccaacagtgtgtaatgttagctttagccacggatcactatcaaactcattcagaatcaaatgtaaacatccaaataaatactatactcacatgatccaatgTATGCAATCAGCaggcatgacaaacatcttgtaaagatccattttgagggttatattagctgtgtaaactgtgtttatgctgttcaaggcaagtgcgagctccagggggagggggagcacgagaattaaaggggccgcaacctatatatcggtgcatagttaatgatggcCGACAAAATAGGccgtcaaaaaaattaattaaaaaaatctatggggtattttgagctgaaacttcacagacacattcaggggacaccttagacttatattacttcttttaaaaagaagttctaaggcacctttaaactaACTTTTCTTAACGGAATAGTTGTAAAAGCCATCTTTCTTCTCTTTATATGAAACATTTTCCTTATGGTGATTCTGAAAGAAAACGCGCAGAGGACAGAGCGCGAGCGCAATCCAGTGAAAGGCTGTAAAGAGTGCAGCACGTATCTGTGAAGGAGAGCTGTGAGGGATGtagaaatgtaatgtttatatattttaaagcactgaATCACTATAGAATCACGATTAATCCGATTCTTTGCATTTTACATCAATTATCGACCGAAATAAACAATCCACGATTCAAAAACCATGTTTCACGATCGATGCATATGCATCGTCAGGATTTGTAATCGATGCccctaattgttatatacttgcactagcatattgtatatgacaatttagttcaaactttgacctgtgtagggcagtaatacacttagcagtgtctacactgccggaattctaatagagaagaagaggaaagctagttcaagatgagcatttatggttaaaatgtatcaaatgtaaaaacattttttgaaaatggctgatggtttctctagataagacccttattcattatctgggattgtgtagaaagctttgaagctgcactgaaactgtaattttgaccttgaactgtttggaggccattgaagtccactatatggagaaaaaatcctggaatgttttcatcaaaaatcttaatttcttttcgactgaagaaagaaagacatgaacatcttggatgacatgggggtgagtaaattaccaggaaaatttaatttgaaagtaaactaatcctttaactatccctttatgcATTTGTGGCTGTGTGTGTACTAGTTAATGGACAAACATCAGACCCatcaatgaatttaaaaaaatgtaattttatttatcaagATTCAATTTACAAAATGACTATAAACAATACGTAAACATCAACTGCTTGAATTCTGATTGGACTGAATGAATCTGCAAATGTGTCAGTCCAAATTGTGCAGGAAAAACTATTTTGTTcataacaaaatgtaaaaaaagaaaaaaagaaaaaaagttccCAACAGTATCACAGTTTCCGCCTTAAGAAAGACGGATGATCTCATATTTTTTGTACCCTCTGTAAGGTCTGGGCCCCAGCTCCTCTTCATCTATTTCAGCAGTGAGCTCCTGAGCTGTGATACCCAGTGGGTCAGAGACAGTTGACTGGCCCAGCTGCTTGTCTTTAGGACAGTCTGCGTTGTAGGTCTTCACATAGTTTTCCACTGGCCAACCACGAAACTCTTCTGGGTCACTGCACACCAGACCTGTGTGGGACACACCGGGGTGGTGCTTTAGCCAGTAGATCAAGTAATGAATGTTGTAATCACAAATCCAGGGATTGTCCCCCAGAGAAAGTTTCCTCAGGAAGTACAGGTCCTCCAAAACGCCATATTGAAAAAATTTCAGGCTGTTGTTGGACAGGTCCAATTCTCCCAAGTGCAGCAGACCCGTAAAGGCAGCTacagaaaacaggaaaaaagcaGATTAATAGATGGACGGTCTCTtcagatttctttcaaaatgttttaaatacatgtaaacgatacataaaaaaaaatcacattataaACTAATTatgactaaaataaaataaaaacaagcacAAAATAAACTGTATTGACTGCATCTGTGATATGATTTTGTATACTAGTATTTAAATTCCTCCCTCAATTTTAGAAAATACATTATGAAATATGAATGTCTAGTTTTGTTATCAATAAAATAGATATATATGgttttatatattattgatGTATACATGGTTTATatgattatataaatataatatatattctcAACTGAATAATTCAGTTAAACGcaacctattatgcccttttacaaagtcttgattttgatTGTGGTGGCTACTAGAATGGGTTTTAatgcttgaatgtttaaaaaacacatttttttttcacatttttacattgttgcaaCAACTCTCTTCCGGTCCGGTTCCGGTCTCTATGAATGTGTGTTGTGATTGTGAACTGCTTCGAGTGTGTTTCAGAAATGGcacaccccttaccataaccacgAGTTTACTAATACTCAACCAGACCTTAACCCCTCCCCTCACCCGCACCCCTTTTTGGCATATGACCTgggcgggaattatttaaatgaggaatactgTTTTTTATGTTCCCataagaaaactcaagactacaatcgagGAGTTTCAGGGAGAATAACTCCCTTTAGAGTGACTGtgacatttctgcttttaaacattCTGGTACAATCTCTCAATAGATTTCCATCATAAGAATTAAATTAGAGGTCTGAATGAATTACACATCTTTTACATTGAAGTGAGGGTAATCTGCTGTCAGTTCAAACTGTGTTCTCCCTGTGATCTCTGAGCTGACTGATGAACTAAACAGAAGGAAGAATGCAGTTCCTGAGCCTGTAGTGTGACTAAATCAGTGTTATCATCTCTCTCTAGGGAACCATTAGATGACACACCCTGCTGGTCTGTTCATTAGAGCCCAACTGACTGTGATTAAGTGCATTTTTTGAAGTAGTTTAGAAAGGCTTAAGTGTCTCATAATTATAGCAACATCAGCAAGTACTTAGCTTTTGTTTCTCTATGGTGAGAGAAAAAGAGTAATGTGAATTATGTGTATACCAAAAAACATCTGAGGAAGCATTTTTGGGGTAGACTTAATTGTAAAAAATGCAGGCAGGGGAACACAGTGGTATGCCATTTATACTTAAAAAGGTCTTTTGAAATGGGTTGGCTTTAAACCAAACATAGCTGACTGTACGGTATTTCACAGACTCTGAAAATAAGATTAAAGAACCTAAAGTTTAGAGACCCACCACCCAGACTGTCAACCAACCCAGCTGTACtgtcttggtaacactttagccATCATTAAGATCATTAGCAAATGTTCATATATCATCTCAACAGATCCCATTCTTTGAAAACACTAGCTTTAACAGACTATAACAAGTCATTTTGTATTCCATGGAAGAATGAACACAGGATTCCCAAAGCTGCTAAATGTGTCTGCTCAGCAAGAAAGAGCCTACAACTTTTTACAAGCCATTCTATTCAGTAAACCCCCTGCTCTGTTTGCTTTAATTGGTAAAAGCTTGAAAATTAACATGCTGATGTTTATTGCTTTCTCCACAATAACAGCTCTTAAAAGCTGTGCTGCATAATTTGGGCTTGCTTTGATTTTTCTCACGAACTTCTTTTCTTTACTTCCCAAAAAAACCTTTCACCCATTGACGAGTGATTGTGGGACATAAAATTCCTTTAGCCTGATTTAGCCCTGTAGCCACTGTCATgcaaagagaattttttgtttACAGCGGAAAGGAAAGTTAATAATTTCTAGTGGAGCAACCATGGATTCCACAACTGATGTTGTCTTTTCATTCAAGTCTTGACAAGATGCTTTAAAGCTTTAATGTCATAGATATTCTTTAGAATTGTATCCTTGTATTACACAAATTGCTGTACCAAACACCTGCTTCCTGTACTTTGTACATAATCTTTGTTCTTTCATCCCTCAACCATCAAATAAGTATACATCTTGATGACTGGATTTTGTTGTGTACCGCTGGCTCACCTGTGTCGATGCTTTCCAGACTGTTTCCACTTAGGTTCAAGAGCTTTAAGTCTTTAACGCTTACAAACTCCTTCGGTCTCAGCCGCTTGATGTTGTTTCTGGATAAATCCAATCTCACAATATCCAGCGGGATGTCAGCCGGCACAGTTTTAAGGTCTGCGGAAGAGAGAGttgaattactgtaattatgtAGGCCTATTATAAATGATACCTTCATAATTAGCACAATTacatgtttgatttttttttttttttttttttagttattttgattttcaagGGAATATTGTTTGTGCTTGCAAAGGACTCTGTCTTTCTGTGCTTCCAAATAACTTCCAGCAGGCTAACCATACATGGAAACATCTGCTATGACAATTGTTGGAAGTTCTGTACAGTTGGTTCCTCGTTGGTGGTCTTTTAAAGTCATTTTCTCAGACACTTGCTGATAATGGGATTCAAACTAACTAGTATCTGTAGATGAATCTTAAATTGTATGCAACGTGTGTGTGACAGTAATCGTTGTGAAGGAGCTCTCTGTTTATTTTGGAAGAATCTGGGCACTCAAAAGCTCAACGCAACACTTTAGAGGGCTCCAGCAAACTGCCTggccatatttatttatatcaagACAGAGAGAGCTATTAAAATCGTACACATGGCACACGTTTGGTGGTAACACTCGAAACTctgcgagacatcactgtctCTGTGATACTCGGAAATGTTATCGTGGGACTCATCAGCTTGACATGCAGCATGCAGATACAGATACAGCTGCACTTCCTGCTAGGACCCGCCAGAGCACCTGTTTTAAACCCAAGAGTGCCTTCAATTAGAGATCTTGCTCAGATTTAAACTGATAAACTGATTTATCCACAGTTGCTACTAGAGTAGATTTTAAGCTACTTCACAGTGTCTCTGGGATCTGGAGAATTTTGAATTGTACCCAAAGAAATTAACATGCCGTTATTCTTGTGACTAATTCAAGgaaaagccttcccagaagctGAGATCACTAATACTTGGCTTTTAGTCTCCAGATTCCGACACAGGGTTTCTGCGATTAAAGCTGACAAAAGAAATAGCCATATACTCCTTAGGTCCCGGAACAGATGATGTAATTCTATAaaagtgtgactttttttttttgtttgaggGAGTGATTCAGGATGCCTCCCTCTGCTCCAGACTGCTGACTCACTATTTCTGACAAGTCGAGAATTACAAATCCCACTGACTTTAAAACCCATCTGACTTCATTTATTTCACATTGACTGTTTTGTATCACACACTTTTTGCTTGCCTCATCTAACCATGTTGACTCCATCTTTGGCCTGGCTGTGTCTCTTGATATGGGTGTCAGAGCACATTTAGctagtttttcaaaataatgaaCTTTGATTTGCAAGATGGAGAACTCAAGATTCATGTGCAGTAGATTGAAACTGATGGTTCCAGAGAATATAagttaaaaagttgaaatttttaAGTTGCCAAATAGAGATTATCAGATttagcgttttttttttaaatagattaaTCAGTAACAGTTACAGCTTTTGTAACAGAAATGTGCAATGGATGGCATTGAAGTGTTTAATAAACTGATTGATAATGTATTTGACTTTCTGGGAAAAGAACAGAATTCTGCTTTGGTTTAATTACATATGAAGAGAAAAATGTTGCAATGACAAAGAACTCTTTCATACTCTTTCAGAACTTTTTCATAGTTAAACACTGAATTATATATGTCTTCCCTGAATAAAATCTGAATGACATTTTCTTTGTCATATCTTACAGCCATCTCTTCATCATAAAAATCCCCTCTTGTCCGAAGTTCTATCCCAAAAACACTACAAGACATGCATATGACACACAGACAGCATTGTTCTTGGATTCCCATGGAGATTTGCATGTATAGCCATAGCAATGTGGTATTTCCTAAGGTTTTGGAAGTTGACTGAGACTTTTTAGGGACCAGAGTCAAAAGGAGATCTTATGTGAGCACTGCTTTCAGAAagctttttgaaatataatactGATATTCAAGCTTCAGAAAAGTTATGGCGTCTTGATAACAGTCTGAATATGGCATTAATGTGTCCTTAGAGTAGCGTCTCCAGATGTTAAAGCTGGAAAGATACTCATTCCCTTTCTGCTGGTTCACTGCATCTTATATTTCATGTTTCCAGACGGTTCTTCCATGCTGTGAATTAGAATAACTTACCGCATGCTGAGTCGGCAGAAATAATAAATCTTTCGTAAATGTCTGTTCAGAAATCAATCAATCTGTCTTTCTGTCCACAAACTTAAAcaaagttgaatttttttaattgtattttttttattttattttattcaattttacACCAACATCTCAGCAtactgtgtgtgcatgtattgtTTCTTAAACAATACAGATAAAAGCTACTTTAGCACAATTAAAAGGGAGTTTCTAGGGATTTGAGGAAAGCATTACTCAGTGTGTGAAtgtttattttggaataaattacactttgccCTAACCACTACATGATgacactggaaaaaaaaacttgtttcaACATTTTAATTTGCTTACAAGTAACCACACATTTTCAAACTAAGCCTGTTCATCTTTCTGtcaatttaattgttaaaaTGCATTTCATTTGGCAGCCTTCTTCACAAATCTTTCCACATTCATGTTTTATGGAAATGGAAATGATTGAAAAGTAATTGCAATAATGCAATGATAAAATGATAATTCAATAAACTGAGAAGTACATTTAGGTTGAAAatgattttgttattattattttttatttgttttagtgGGAATGCACTGAATAAAGTACCTATTAAAAGCTCTTTTAGGCGATAAAATCACTTTAGTTGGCAGAATTGTTCATGTAACTTTTGAGGTTACACAATAGCCAAATGTTGCTCAATCTGTCTTGTTAACCCCCCTGTTTTTACACACTTTCAACATTGCaacataaacagaaaaaaaactgtGTTCACCTTTAGGGTGGCCATTATGTTCACCATGGTTTGCCAATTGTGAATCATTGGAATTTCCCGAAAAAGGCAATGGGTTCTGTTACTTCAAAACCACCAATGTTATTTTACTCCCACCTCTCCCCAAATGTCCCTCTACAAAAGGGACCTCACATTGTTGAGCAATAGATTTCTCACCTCTGTTCTTGCAATCTAGACGGGCCACCGGATGAATGTAGGTGTGGCAGAGAGAGGTTGCGTCAGACTTTTTTTGAGAAGCCGGTAGGGGCTGATTCTCTGGATGCGTGATAGGTACATTTTCCTGCTGAGGGGTGCACAGCATCTCTGCATCCAGCTTCTTCAGTTGCCTCCCCCAGAACTCCCTAGGCTCTGCACATCGTGCATAATTGCCCATGTTACGGTTACTGGGCACTTGTATGAGCCTAACCAGGCTGTCCAGCTGGCAGTCACACCTCCAGGGATTGTCATGGAGTCGCAAGTACTTGAGTTGAGGCATGGGGATCAACATGCCTTCGTTTGCCACCTGCAGATGGTTGTGCTGCAGCAGTAAAGTGGTGAGTCTGCTCAGGCCATTGAACGCTCCCTCCTCTATGCGGGAGATTTCATTCTGTTGGAGATCCAGGCTCCTCAGGTTCCGGAAGTGACTGAAGGTGTTGTCTCGCAGCACCTGAATCCTGTTTCGTGCCAGCAGCAGGTGGTGAATGTCCTCCGGCCAGCCCAATAGTACTGCTGTCAGTTGGCGCTCTTGGCAGTCAAAGAACTTTTCCCCATTGTCTACACTTTCCGTGCAGTCTGCAGCAAACCTCTTGACTGTTCTCGAACGGTCTTGACTCCGCATTCGACGTCCCCTTCCACCCTTTCGTGCATCAGCTGCCCAGACTACCAggcacagcagcagcagcagaccGCAGAGCAGCCGCATGGCAAAAAGCAGCAGCTGGGTTAACCAGTCAAGTGAAGTCTCAGCGTAACCTCGATAAATCAAGAGCTTCCTTTAGTCAGAATCAGAGGGCACAGCTGCAGTCCCTGAGAAAAAGcaaatgaaatgtaaataattgcACAACCAAGAGCTGCATTTTGATCAGAGAGAAGAGGGCATATGTACAAGTGAACAAAGTGTCTGACTGTAAAAGTAAAATCTTGTAGGACTACTTTCTTTCTAAAGGATAAATACAAGTTAAACTGAGTTGACAACAAATAATTTAATCTTCGTGGTAGCATCTGAAGGTTTCATGCTCATATTTTTGCTAAAACACATATATAAATGATTCCATAAAAACTACTGTTTTAGGCAGATGAACTTTTAGATTTGTCAAGTAAAGATTTTGCTCACACCCCATTGTAGACTGTTATTGGCTGGTTATTGTTGTTGAACTTTATGAACGTATGCAGACAATGGGAAGTTTAATGTATGTTCTTACAGTACATGTGTGGTACGCCTCATACTGGTGACAGATTCCTTGTATGTTGTGCATACTTGGCCAATAGAGTTGATTCAGATTCAGATTCAGATTCAGCTCTGCCTAGCCCAGTTTACGCTCATTGTAAGTATGTTATTTAAACCATTTTTAACTTCAAGACTTCAAGACTTCCCATTACATCATCCCCAAAATCTGTTTACAGATGTTCCCAGGTATGATTTTTCTATAATGGCATGGCTGTGAAGTAGTTCCAGGTTTATGGACTGCATTACATTTCAATATCACTTTGCCACATTCTTTCCGAATTAGTAACAATGGCGACTTGGGTTATAAAAAAGTAGATGTAGACACAGGATCAGTATAGGGATAAAACCCCCTgaaaaata from Chanodichthys erythropterus isolate Z2021 chromosome 8, ASM2448905v1, whole genome shotgun sequence encodes:
- the lrrc17 gene encoding leucine-rich repeat-containing protein 17; translation: MRLLCGLLLLLCLVVWAADARKGGRGRRMRSQDRSRTVKRFAADCTESVDNGEKFFDCQERQLTAVLLGWPEDIHHLLLARNRIQVLRDNTFSHFRNLRSLDLQQNEISRIEEGAFNGLSRLTTLLLQHNHLQVANEGMLIPMPQLKYLRLHDNPWRCDCQLDSLVRLIQVPSNRNMGNYARCAEPREFWGRQLKKLDAEMLCTPQQENVPITHPENQPLPASQKKSDATSLCHTYIHPVARLDCKNRDLKTVPADIPLDIVRLDLSRNNIKRLRPKEFVSVKDLKLLNLSGNSLESIDTAAFTGLLHLGELDLSNNSLKFFQYGVLEDLYFLRKLSLGDNPWICDYNIHYLIYWLKHHPGVSHTGLVCSDPEEFRGWPVENYVKTYNADCPKDKQLGQSTVSDPLGITAQELTAEIDEEELGPRPYRGYKKYEIIRLS